One genomic window of Pseudomonas chlororaphis subsp. piscium includes the following:
- a CDS encoding GreA/GreB family elongation factor → MSRAFVNEELSAPQADQPVERQISAQPNYVTPQGLSELQAKVAFLQTRHNQQSALGDQADPQQLADIERDLRYFNQRLQSAQVVPLATSRSKVQIGSRVIFADEHGTEQCVQLVGEDQADVAKGLINWGSPLGRALLGTQLGDEVLWQRPAGDQLIEVIRIDPA, encoded by the coding sequence ATGAGCCGAGCCTTCGTCAATGAGGAACTGTCTGCCCCCCAGGCCGACCAACCCGTGGAACGGCAGATCAGCGCGCAACCCAACTACGTCACCCCACAGGGCCTGAGCGAACTGCAGGCCAAGGTCGCGTTCCTGCAAACCCGGCACAACCAACAATCGGCGCTGGGCGACCAGGCGGACCCACAGCAGCTGGCCGATATCGAACGCGATCTGCGCTACTTCAACCAGCGCCTGCAAAGCGCCCAGGTGGTTCCCCTGGCGACATCGCGGTCGAAGGTACAGATCGGCAGCCGGGTCATCTTCGCCGACGAGCACGGCACCGAGCAGTGTGTGCAGCTGGTAGGCGAGGATCAGGCCGATGTCGCCAAGGGCCTGATCAATTGGGGCTCGCCGCTGGGCCGGGCGCTGCTGGGCACCCAGCTTGGCGATGAAGTGTTGTGGCAGCGGCCGGCGGGCGATCAGTTGATCGAGGTGATCCGCATCGACCCGGCTTAA
- the gdhA gene encoding NADP-specific glutamate dehydrogenase, with translation MIESVEDFLARLKKRDPDQPEFHQAVEEVLRSLWPFLEANPHYLTSGILERICEPERAVVFRVSWVDDQGKVQVNRGFRIQMNSAIGPYKGGLRFHPSVNLGVLKFLAFEQTFKNSLTSLPMGGGKGGSDFDPKGKSDAEVMRFCQAFMSELYRHIGSDVDVPAGDIGVGAREIGFLFGQYKRLSNQFTSVLTGKGMSYGGSLIRPEATGFGCVYFAEEMLKRRDDRVEGKRVAISGSGNVAQYAARKVMDLGGRVISLSDSEGTLYCEAGLTEEQWQAVLELKNVKRGRISELATQFNLEFLVGQHPWGLPCDIALPCATQNELDAESARTLLRHGCMCVAEGANMPTTLEAVDIFIEAGILFAPGKASNAGGVAVSGLEMSQNAMRLLWSAGEVDSKLHGIMQSIHHACVHYGEENGRINYVKGANIAGFVKVADAMLAQGVV, from the coding sequence ATGATCGAATCCGTCGAAGACTTTCTCGCCCGCCTGAAAAAGCGCGACCCGGACCAGCCTGAATTCCACCAGGCGGTGGAAGAGGTGCTGCGCAGCCTGTGGCCGTTCCTGGAGGCCAATCCGCATTACCTGACCTCGGGCATTCTCGAGCGCATCTGCGAGCCGGAGCGGGCGGTGGTGTTTCGTGTGTCGTGGGTCGACGATCAGGGCAAGGTCCAGGTCAATCGCGGGTTCCGCATCCAGATGAACAGCGCCATCGGCCCGTACAAGGGCGGTTTGCGTTTCCACCCTTCGGTCAATCTGGGGGTGCTGAAATTCCTCGCCTTCGAGCAGACCTTCAAGAACTCCCTGACCTCGCTGCCCATGGGCGGCGGCAAGGGCGGTTCGGACTTCGATCCGAAGGGCAAGAGCGACGCCGAAGTGATGCGCTTCTGCCAGGCCTTCATGAGCGAGCTGTACCGTCATATCGGTTCGGACGTGGACGTGCCGGCGGGGGATATCGGCGTGGGCGCCCGGGAAATCGGTTTCCTGTTCGGCCAGTACAAGCGCCTGAGCAACCAGTTCACCTCGGTGCTGACCGGCAAGGGTATGAGTTACGGCGGCAGCCTGATCCGTCCGGAGGCTACCGGCTTCGGTTGTGTGTACTTCGCCGAAGAAATGCTCAAGCGCCGTGACGACCGGGTGGAAGGCAAGCGCGTGGCGATTTCCGGTTCCGGCAACGTGGCGCAATACGCGGCGCGCAAGGTCATGGACCTGGGCGGCAGGGTGATCTCCCTGTCAGACTCCGAAGGCACGCTGTACTGCGAGGCCGGGCTGACCGAGGAGCAATGGCAGGCGGTGCTGGAACTGAAGAACGTCAAGCGCGGGCGCATCAGCGAGCTGGCGACGCAGTTCAACCTCGAATTCCTCGTCGGCCAGCACCCCTGGGGGCTGCCGTGCGATATCGCGCTGCCGTGCGCCACCCAGAACGAACTGGACGCCGAGTCGGCACGCACGCTGCTGCGCCATGGCTGCATGTGCGTGGCCGAAGGGGCGAACATGCCGACCACTCTGGAAGCTGTGGATATCTTTATCGAGGCCGGCATTCTGTTCGCCCCGGGCAAGGCCTCGAACGCCGGTGGCGTGGCGGTCAGCGGGCTGGAGATGTCGCAGAACGCCATGCGCCTGCTGTGGAGCGCCGGCGAGGTGGACAGCAAGCTGCACGGCATCATGCAGTCGATCCACCACGCCTGCGTGCATTACGGCGAAGAAAACGGCCGGATCAACTACGTCAAAGGGGCGAACATCGCCGGCTTCGTCAAGGTTGCCGATGCCATGCTGGCCCAGGGCGTGGTTTAA
- a CDS encoding DUF4105 domain-containing protein, producing the protein MLKRLASLALCVCAPLSAAPHIDHSRLQQLANDPFWISLGHYETAKLGGWRSYVSDPKFFLAGNGAEHPDAELKATLDALYAPASSGNQHAQCVYPARTRWLKAQLNLSDLPTVDCNEFNQWFKDVAPHSTVMIFPAAYLNSPSSMFGHTLLRIDQADVQSNHTALLSYAINFGAYIEGSDNSILYAWKGLMGGYPGLFALVPYQEKLSEYRSLENRDLWEYRLNLTQAETERMVEHVWELKQIKFDYFFFDENCSYRLLELLQVARPSLRLTEQFPLTAIPTDTVKAVKEAGLVEKIEYRPSRERELLERAKPLSNDEQQWVLKVSANQQQLHEPAFKALSRDRQALIIDAAYRLERYRANGQERDPQRAQRSFELLRAINRNPPPELSIARPGLPEDGHESRTWQVGVGTRGDQAFGEYGLRMAYHDLNDNAEGFPLGAQIEILQMKLRQYEGNHWQLQQLDLATIRSLTPRNDLLQPWSWQVTGGLERVPGKHDDETLVSHVNGGGGGTWQLSENMLGFALGTVRVEHNADFAAFITPAAGFNTGLLWKNPLGNFSVEAKGDYFTNGEVRRSLSLNQQWELSRNLGLRLSAQREFSHLATAENEVMLELKWYHY; encoded by the coding sequence ATGCTCAAACGCCTTGCCTCCCTGGCGCTCTGTGTCTGCGCCCCGCTGTCCGCCGCGCCACATATCGACCACTCACGTTTGCAGCAACTGGCCAACGATCCGTTCTGGATTTCCCTTGGCCACTACGAAACCGCCAAGCTCGGTGGCTGGCGCAGTTATGTCAGCGACCCGAAGTTTTTCCTCGCCGGCAACGGCGCCGAACACCCGGACGCCGAGCTCAAGGCCACCCTTGACGCGCTCTACGCCCCTGCCAGCAGCGGCAACCAGCATGCCCAATGCGTGTACCCCGCCCGCACCCGCTGGCTCAAGGCCCAGTTGAACCTGAGCGATCTGCCGACGGTGGACTGCAATGAGTTCAACCAGTGGTTCAAGGACGTCGCGCCCCACAGCACGGTGATGATTTTCCCGGCGGCCTACCTGAACAGCCCGTCGTCGATGTTCGGCCATACCCTGCTGCGCATCGACCAGGCCGACGTGCAAAGCAACCACACCGCCCTGCTCAGCTACGCGATCAACTTCGGCGCCTATATCGAAGGCTCGGACAACAGCATTCTCTACGCCTGGAAAGGCCTGATGGGCGGCTACCCCGGGCTGTTCGCCCTGGTGCCCTACCAGGAGAAGCTCTCGGAGTACCGCAGCCTGGAGAACCGCGACCTGTGGGAGTACCGGCTGAACCTGACCCAGGCCGAAACCGAACGCATGGTCGAGCACGTCTGGGAACTGAAGCAGATCAAGTTCGACTACTTCTTCTTCGACGAGAACTGCTCCTACCGCTTGCTCGAACTGCTGCAAGTGGCACGCCCCAGCCTGCGCCTGACCGAACAGTTCCCGCTGACGGCAATTCCCACCGACACCGTCAAGGCAGTCAAGGAAGCCGGCCTGGTGGAGAAGATCGAGTACCGCCCGTCCCGCGAACGTGAGCTGCTGGAGCGCGCCAAGCCGCTGAGCAACGACGAACAGCAATGGGTGCTGAAGGTCAGCGCCAACCAGCAACAGTTGCACGAGCCAGCCTTCAAGGCCCTGTCACGGGACCGCCAGGCGCTGATCATCGATGCGGCCTATCGCCTTGAGCGCTACCGGGCCAACGGCCAGGAACGCGACCCGCAACGGGCGCAGCGCAGTTTCGAGCTGTTGCGGGCGATCAACCGCAACCCGCCGCCCGAACTGTCCATCGCCCGCCCTGGCCTGCCGGAAGACGGCCATGAGTCGCGCACCTGGCAGGTCGGCGTGGGTACCCGCGGTGATCAGGCCTTTGGCGAATACGGGCTGCGCATGGCCTATCACGACCTCAACGACAACGCCGAAGGTTTCCCCCTGGGCGCACAGATCGAAATCCTGCAGATGAAGCTGCGCCAGTACGAAGGCAACCACTGGCAGCTGCAGCAACTGGACCTGGCGACCATCCGTTCGCTGACGCCGCGCAACGATCTGCTGCAACCCTGGTCCTGGCAGGTCACCGGGGGCCTGGAGCGGGTGCCGGGCAAACACGACGATGAAACCCTGGTCAGCCATGTCAACGGTGGTGGCGGCGGCACCTGGCAGCTCAGCGAGAATATGCTCGGCTTCGCCCTGGGCACCGTACGCGTCGAGCACAACGCCGATTTCGCCGCCTTCATCACCCCGGCGGCCGGCTTCAACACCGGCCTGCTGTGGAAAAACCCGCTGGGCAACTTCAGCGTCGAGGCCAAGGGCGATTACTTCACCAACGGCGAGGTGCGCCGCAGCCTGAGCCTCAACCAGCAATGGGAGCTGTCGCGCAACCTGGGCCTGCGCCTGAGCGCCCAGCGCGAGTTCAGCCACCTGGCCACGGCGGAAAACGAGGTGATGCTGGAACTGAAGTGGTACCACTACTGA
- the ettA gene encoding energy-dependent translational throttle protein EttA encodes MAQYVFTMHRLGKVVPPKREILKNISLSFFPGAKIGVLGLNGSGKSTLLKIMAGVDTEFEGEARPMPELNIGYLPQEPQLDPTKTVREVVEEAVSVIKDAQARLDEVYAAYADPDADFDKLAAEQAKLEAILQASDGHNLERQLEVAADALRLPAWDAKVEHLSGGEKRRVALCRLLLSAPDMLLLDEPTNHLDADSVAWLEHFLHDFPGTVVAITHDRYFLDNVAGWILELDRGAGIPYEGNYSGWLEAKSDRLAQESKQQSAHEKAMKEELEWVRKGAKARQSKSKARLARFEEMQSQEFQKRSETNEIYIPAGPRLGDKVIEFKNVTKGYGDRVLIDNLSFSMPKGAIVGVIGGNGAGKSTLFRMLMGKETPDSGSIEVGETVQLACVDQSREDLDGSKTVFQQISDGSDQIRIGSYEIPSRTYVGRFNFKGGDQQKFVKDLSGGERGRLHLALTLKEGGNVLLLDEPSNDLDVETLRSLEEALLDFPGAAIVISHDRWFLDRVATHILAYEDDSQAVFFEGNYTEYEADRKKRLGDAAAQPHRVRYKKLA; translated from the coding sequence ATGGCTCAATACGTCTTCACCATGCATCGGCTGGGAAAAGTTGTTCCGCCGAAGCGGGAAATCCTGAAAAACATTTCTCTGTCGTTCTTCCCGGGCGCCAAGATCGGCGTGCTGGGCCTCAACGGTTCGGGTAAGTCCACCCTGCTGAAAATCATGGCCGGCGTCGACACCGAGTTCGAGGGCGAAGCCCGTCCGATGCCCGAGCTGAACATCGGCTACCTGCCCCAGGAGCCTCAGCTGGATCCGACCAAGACTGTGCGTGAAGTGGTCGAGGAAGCGGTCAGCGTGATCAAGGACGCCCAGGCGCGCCTGGACGAGGTCTACGCGGCCTATGCCGATCCGGACGCCGACTTCGACAAGCTGGCCGCCGAACAGGCCAAGCTCGAAGCGATCCTGCAGGCCAGCGACGGCCACAACCTGGAGCGCCAGCTGGAAGTCGCCGCCGATGCGCTGCGCCTGCCGGCCTGGGATGCCAAGGTCGAACACCTGTCCGGTGGTGAAAAACGTCGTGTGGCCCTGTGCCGCCTGCTGCTGTCCGCCCCGGACATGCTGCTGCTCGACGAACCGACCAACCACCTGGACGCCGATTCCGTGGCCTGGCTGGAGCACTTCCTCCACGACTTCCCGGGCACCGTGGTTGCGATCACGCACGACCGTTACTTCCTGGACAACGTCGCCGGCTGGATCCTCGAGCTCGACCGCGGCGCCGGTATTCCTTACGAGGGCAACTATTCGGGCTGGCTGGAAGCCAAGTCCGATCGTCTGGCCCAGGAATCCAAGCAGCAGTCGGCCCATGAAAAGGCCATGAAGGAAGAACTGGAGTGGGTGCGCAAAGGCGCCAAGGCTCGTCAGTCGAAATCCAAGGCCCGTCTGGCCCGCTTCGAAGAAATGCAATCGCAGGAATTCCAGAAGCGCAGCGAGACCAACGAGATCTACATCCCGGCCGGTCCGCGCCTGGGTGACAAGGTCATCGAGTTCAAGAACGTCACCAAGGGCTACGGCGATCGCGTGCTGATCGACAACCTGTCGTTCTCCATGCCCAAAGGCGCCATCGTCGGCGTGATCGGCGGTAACGGTGCGGGTAAATCCACCCTGTTCCGCATGCTGATGGGCAAGGAAACACCGGACTCGGGCAGCATCGAAGTCGGCGAAACCGTGCAACTGGCTTGCGTCGACCAGAGCCGCGAGGACCTGGACGGCAGCAAGACCGTGTTCCAGCAGATCTCCGACGGCTCCGACCAGATTCGCATCGGCAGCTACGAGATCCCGTCGCGTACCTACGTCGGTCGTTTCAACTTCAAGGGCGGCGACCAGCAGAAGTTCGTCAAGGACCTGTCCGGTGGTGAGCGTGGTCGCTTGCACCTGGCCCTGACCCTGAAAGAGGGCGGCAACGTCCTGCTGCTCGACGAACCGTCCAACGACCTCGACGTCGAAACCCTGCGTTCCCTGGAAGAAGCCCTGCTGGACTTCCCGGGCGCCGCCATTGTGATCTCCCACGACCGGTGGTTCCTTGACCGTGTCGCGACCCACATCCTGGCGTACGAAGACGACTCGCAAGCAGTGTTCTTCGAAGGCAACTACACCGAGTACGAAGCCGATCGCAAGAAGCGCCTCGGCGACGCGGCAGCCCAACCGCACCGCGTGCGTTACAAGAAACTGGCCTGA